A single window of Mustela erminea isolate mMusErm1 chromosome 4, mMusErm1.Pri, whole genome shotgun sequence DNA harbors:
- the LOC116588469 gene encoding cadherin EGF LAG seven-pass G-type receptor 2-like, translated as MLFCSFVSIFCWLLKPSMWWEPEKQFCVLCDCNPVGSVTPWCDGTGRCACKSGFVGRQCHLSMQAQRQEERSQRAQRVLGPPQRWAVSSSSGCPRGAYRAPTPKRIH; from the exons ATgctcttttgttcctttgtttctattttctgttggCTTTTAAAGCCCAGTATGTGGTGGGAGCCAGAGAAGCAATTCTGTGTGCTGTGTGACTGCAATCCCGTTGGCTCTGTGACGCCATGGTGTGATGGGACAGGAAGATGTGCCTGTAAATCTGGCTTCGTAGGGCGACAGTGCCACCTCAGCATGCAGGCACAGCGGCAGGAGGAGCGGTCACAGAGAGCGCAGCGGGTGCTGGGGCCTCCTCAGAGGTGGGCTGTCAGCAGCTCCAGCGGGTGCCCTCGGGGAGCCTATCGGGCCCCCACTCCG AAAAGGATCCATTAG